One genomic segment of Streptomyces sp. RKND-216 includes these proteins:
- a CDS encoding NAD-binding protein, translating to MVVCGDNALAQRLTRELAVVYEQRVTVVLPSLRGGDHGPQIAALVGDPATAVTAVEARVPDDAALRAAGVTEAAALALTSGDDQLNVHIALRARRLNPRLRLVIRMFNRTLGDYLEKLLDRAVEVAHPELDPSAVDASTTVLSDSDTAAPSLVAAAVVGSDKIVHADGMLLRAKERALGAVSRPGSRGDREPLCTLALLPEGGRRRGARARQYAAEDAAEEDVDGIGPVLLPDEAELQGLAPGRGAVVLEAITPRDRPNPVTGRLPRLPAVRDLGTLFSPRLRASLGTMALLVTVLAGLNWRFGNGGPLHAAYLTLLDFLAINEPNVKEPDPQQFLQLLASFAGLMMLPLLLAVVLESYGAFRRATSLRSPPRGLTGHVVLLGLGKVGTRVLDRLLELDIPVVCIERDPEARGIALARSRRVPTLIADVTDDGGVLEEARIKRARALLALTSDDGTNLEAVLYARQVKPELRVAMRLFDDEFALTVYRTLRDTYPLAQTRSRSVSALAAPAFAGAMMGRQVLGAIPVGRRVLVFAALDVRGNPLLEGRTVAEAFRRDAWRVLALDVMERSREGTPRPADAPGTTPAGAYDDGASHAVGVGELTWRLHPGYVLRQDDRVVVAATRQGLATLLAGAPPEAASAAADEPPGLPRQTRP from the coding sequence ATGGTGGTGTGCGGCGACAACGCGCTGGCCCAGCGGCTCACCCGGGAGCTCGCCGTCGTGTACGAGCAGCGGGTCACCGTCGTGCTGCCGTCGTTGCGCGGCGGTGACCACGGGCCGCAGATCGCGGCCCTCGTCGGCGACCCGGCCACCGCCGTCACCGCCGTCGAGGCACGTGTTCCGGACGACGCGGCGCTGCGCGCCGCCGGGGTCACGGAGGCCGCCGCGCTCGCCCTCACCTCGGGCGACGACCAGCTCAACGTGCACATCGCGCTGCGCGCACGGCGGCTCAACCCACGGCTGCGGCTGGTCATCCGGATGTTCAACCGGACGCTGGGCGACTACCTGGAGAAGCTCCTGGACCGCGCCGTGGAGGTCGCGCACCCGGAGCTGGACCCCTCCGCCGTCGACGCCTCCACCACGGTGCTGTCCGACTCCGACACCGCCGCGCCGTCACTGGTGGCCGCGGCCGTGGTCGGCAGCGACAAGATCGTCCACGCCGACGGGATGCTCCTGCGGGCCAAGGAACGCGCACTGGGGGCCGTCTCCCGCCCCGGCAGCCGGGGCGACCGCGAGCCCCTGTGCACCCTGGCGCTGCTTCCCGAGGGCGGGCGGCGGCGCGGCGCCCGGGCGAGGCAGTACGCCGCAGAGGACGCGGCCGAGGAGGACGTGGACGGGATCGGCCCCGTCCTGCTGCCCGACGAGGCCGAACTGCAGGGCCTCGCGCCCGGCCGCGGCGCCGTCGTACTGGAGGCCATCACGCCCCGCGACCGGCCCAACCCGGTCACCGGGCGCCTCCCCCGGTTACCCGCCGTCCGCGACCTGGGCACCCTGTTCTCCCCGCGGCTGCGAGCCTCCCTCGGCACCATGGCCCTACTGGTCACGGTGCTCGCCGGACTCAACTGGCGCTTCGGGAACGGCGGTCCACTGCACGCCGCGTACCTCACACTGCTCGACTTCCTGGCCATCAACGAGCCCAACGTCAAGGAGCCCGACCCGCAGCAGTTCCTGCAACTCCTCGCCAGCTTCGCGGGGCTGATGATGCTGCCGCTGCTGCTGGCGGTCGTGCTGGAGAGCTACGGCGCCTTCCGCAGGGCCACCTCGCTGCGCAGTCCCCCGCGCGGGCTCACCGGCCACGTGGTGCTGCTCGGCCTCGGCAAGGTCGGCACCCGGGTGCTGGACCGGCTGCTCGAACTCGACATCCCCGTCGTCTGCATCGAACGCGACCCCGAGGCGCGGGGCATCGCGCTCGCCCGGTCGCGGCGGGTGCCGACGTTGATCGCGGACGTCACCGACGACGGCGGCGTGCTGGAGGAGGCACGCATAAAGCGCGCCCGCGCGCTGCTCGCGCTCACCAGCGACGACGGCACCAACCTGGAGGCCGTGCTGTACGCACGCCAGGTCAAGCCCGAACTGCGTGTCGCGATGCGGCTGTTCGACGACGAGTTCGCGCTCACCGTCTACCGGACGCTGCGCGACACCTACCCGCTGGCGCAGACCAGGAGCCGCTCCGTGTCCGCGCTGGCCGCGCCCGCGTTCGCCGGTGCCATGATGGGCCGGCAGGTGCTCGGGGCGATCCCGGTCGGGCGCCGGGTCCTGGTCTTCGCCGCCCTCGACGTCCGGGGCAATCCGCTCCTGGAGGGCCGAACGGTCGCCGAGGCCTTCCGGCGCGACGCGTGGCGGGTGCTGGCGCTCGACGTCATGGAACGCTCCCGCGAGGGCACGCCCCGCCCGGCCGACGCCCCGGGGACCACTCCAGCGGGCGCGTACGACGACGGCGCGTCGCACGCGGTCGGCGTCGGCGAGCTGACCTGGCGGCTGCACCCGGGCTACGTGCTGCGGCAGGATGACCGGGTGGTCGTGGCGGCCACGCGGCAGGGCCTGGCGACGCTGCTCGCCGGAGCGCCTCCCGAAGCGGCTTCCGCCGCCGCGGACGAGCCTCCTGGCCTCCCCCGCCAGACCCGGCCCTGA
- a CDS encoding class I SAM-dependent methyltransferase, with amino-acid sequence MEVRDTGHYTEEYIPGFVEKWDSLIDWERRRQSEGSFFVDLLRKRGVKSILDVATGTGFHSVRLLDAGFETVSADGSAEMLAQAFDNGVRYGNHILRVVQADWRWLNRDVHGQYDAIVCLGNSFTHLFSERDRRRALAEFYAMLKHDGILVLDQRNYDAMLDRGFSTKHTYYYCGEDVAVEPEYLDDGLCRMRYTFPDDSVYHLNMFPLRKDYTRRLMTEVGFQHVETYGDFQHTYRDEQPDFFVHVAEKEYRMDTADLGAAYSPAVTTARSYYNSADADAFYASVWGGEDIHIGLYERPDEPIADASRRTVARMAARLGPAGEEAGTGLGESTVVLDLGSGFGGSARHLATEFGCRVLALNLSEVENARHRALNAERGLDDRIDVVDGSFEAVPFEDASVDVVWSQDAFLHSGNRLRVLQEAARVLRPGGQLIFTDPMAADGVPKTRLQPVLDRIHLDTMGSPGFYRRELAKLGFTPVGDDGGFAEYREQLVRHYARVLEETERQEAEGLGTKVSADYLTRMKKGLADWVRGGRAADLTWGILHFRR; translated from the coding sequence GTGGAGGTCCGGGACACCGGGCACTACACTGAGGAGTACATACCCGGCTTCGTCGAGAAATGGGACTCCCTGATCGACTGGGAGAGGAGGAGGCAGAGCGAGGGAAGCTTCTTCGTCGACCTGCTGCGGAAGCGCGGCGTGAAGAGCATCCTGGACGTGGCCACCGGCACCGGTTTCCATTCCGTGCGACTGCTCGACGCGGGATTCGAGACGGTCAGCGCCGACGGCAGCGCGGAGATGCTGGCCCAGGCGTTCGACAACGGCGTGCGCTACGGGAACCACATCCTGCGCGTCGTGCAGGCCGACTGGCGCTGGCTCAACCGCGACGTGCACGGCCAGTACGACGCGATCGTGTGTCTCGGCAACTCCTTCACGCACCTCTTCTCCGAACGCGACCGGCGCAGGGCGCTGGCCGAGTTCTACGCCATGCTGAAACACGACGGAATTCTCGTGCTCGACCAGCGCAACTACGACGCGATGCTCGACCGCGGATTCTCGACGAAACACACCTACTACTACTGCGGCGAGGACGTCGCGGTGGAACCGGAATACCTGGACGACGGACTGTGCCGCATGCGGTACACCTTCCCCGACGATTCGGTCTACCACCTCAACATGTTTCCGCTGCGGAAGGACTACACGCGGCGGCTCATGACGGAGGTCGGATTCCAGCACGTCGAGACGTACGGCGACTTCCAGCACACCTACCGTGACGAACAGCCCGATTTCTTCGTCCATGTCGCGGAGAAGGAGTACCGGATGGACACCGCAGACCTCGGCGCCGCCTACTCGCCGGCGGTGACCACCGCCCGCAGCTACTACAACTCGGCGGACGCCGACGCGTTCTACGCCTCGGTCTGGGGCGGCGAGGACATCCACATCGGCCTCTACGAGCGCCCCGACGAGCCGATAGCCGACGCGAGCCGGCGCACGGTCGCGCGGATGGCGGCGCGGCTGGGCCCGGCCGGGGAGGAGGCGGGGACGGGCCTGGGGGAGAGCACGGTGGTCCTCGACCTCGGCTCCGGGTTCGGGGGCAGCGCGCGCCACCTGGCGACGGAGTTCGGGTGCCGTGTGCTGGCGCTCAACCTCAGCGAGGTGGAGAACGCGCGGCACCGCGCCCTGAACGCGGAACGCGGCCTCGACGACCGGATCGACGTCGTCGACGGCTCCTTCGAGGCCGTCCCGTTCGAGGACGCGAGCGTCGACGTCGTCTGGTCCCAGGACGCGTTCCTGCACAGCGGCAACCGGCTGCGGGTCCTCCAGGAGGCGGCGCGGGTGCTGCGGCCGGGAGGGCAGCTGATCTTCACGGACCCGATGGCCGCCGACGGCGTGCCCAAGACCCGGCTGCAGCCGGTCCTGGACCGCATCCACCTCGACACGATGGGATCACCCGGCTTCTACCGCCGCGAGCTGGCGAAGCTCGGCTTCACGCCGGTGGGGGACGACGGCGGTTTCGCCGAATACCGCGAGCAACTGGTCCGCCACTACGCGCGCGTGCTGGAGGAGACCGAACGCCAGGAGGCGGAGGGCCTGGGCACGAAGGTCAGCGCGGACTATCTGACGCGGATGAAGAAAGGGCTCGCCGACTGGGTCCGCGGCGGGCGCGCCGCCGACCTCACCTGGGGCATCCTCCACTTCCGCCGCTGA
- a CDS encoding carbohydrate ABC transporter permease, whose amino-acid sequence MSTDTPTRLRTRPAAAAPRRRPVARGTSGRPLRLAGYLLITLGALLYVFPFAVQVATSFKTTPEAAADPLSLIPGAATLDAYRRLFGLGGVDGVPFLRWLGNSVVVTLLVTAGRVLFDSAAGYALARLDFRGRSLLFAALLSVMAVPGVVLLIPKFLVFNTLGIFDSYLAMIVPLMADAAGIFIMKQFFTSIPREIEDAARIDGAGVVRTFWSVVLPMARPALITLTILSFQGSWNEFTHFLAATQSPEYETLTTGLARFVAGGLGQGTQYPLKLAAALLSTIPVALLFLFFQRHFIRGANAGAVKQ is encoded by the coding sequence GTGAGCACCGACACCCCCACCCGCCTCCGTACGCGCCCGGCGGCGGCCGCCCCCCGCCGCCGCCCCGTCGCCCGCGGCACCTCCGGACGGCCGCTGCGCCTGGCCGGCTACCTGCTGATCACCCTGGGCGCGCTGCTGTACGTCTTCCCCTTCGCGGTCCAGGTCGCGACCTCCTTCAAGACCACCCCGGAGGCCGCGGCCGACCCGCTGTCCCTGATCCCCGGCGCCGCGACCCTGGACGCGTACCGGCGGCTGTTCGGGCTGGGCGGAGTCGACGGGGTGCCGTTCCTGCGCTGGCTCGGCAACTCGGTGGTCGTCACCCTGCTGGTCACGGCCGGCCGGGTGCTGTTCGACTCTGCGGCCGGATACGCCCTCGCCCGGCTCGACTTCCGCGGCCGCTCGCTGCTCTTCGCCGCGCTGCTGTCGGTGATGGCGGTGCCCGGCGTCGTCCTGCTCATCCCGAAGTTCCTGGTGTTCAACACGCTGGGCATCTTCGACAGCTACCTCGCCATGATCGTGCCGCTGATGGCCGACGCGGCCGGGATCTTCATCATGAAGCAGTTCTTCACGTCCATCCCGCGCGAGATCGAGGACGCGGCCCGGATCGACGGCGCGGGCGTCGTCCGCACCTTCTGGTCCGTCGTGCTGCCCATGGCCCGCCCGGCGCTCATCACGCTGACCATCCTGTCCTTCCAGGGGTCCTGGAACGAGTTCACCCACTTCCTCGCCGCCACCCAGTCCCCCGAGTACGAGACCCTCACCACCGGCCTCGCACGCTTTGTCGCGGGGGGGCTGGGACAGGGCACGCAGTACCCGCTCAAGCTCGCCGCGGCGCTGCTGTCCACGATTCCCGTGGCCCTGCTCTTCCTCTTCTTCCAGCGGCACTTCATCCGCGGCGCCAACGCCGGAGCCGTCAAGCAGTGA
- a CDS encoding DNA starvation/stationary phase protection protein, which produces MSYAVKSTLPEGDLKVVGEALQGALTDLVDLSLVAKQIHWNVVGPRFRSVHLQLDEVVTDAREYTDTVAERASALGVAPDGRSSTVASGTVIDTVKEGWLQDSDAVRTMADALYAVITRARTRMTAVGEVDPVTEDIFIQLTGDLEKHRWMFEAENQR; this is translated from the coding sequence GTGTCGTACGCAGTCAAGAGCACGCTCCCGGAGGGGGACCTCAAGGTCGTCGGCGAGGCGCTGCAGGGTGCCCTCACCGACCTGGTGGACCTCTCTCTCGTGGCCAAGCAGATCCACTGGAACGTGGTCGGCCCCCGCTTCCGCTCCGTCCACCTCCAGCTCGACGAGGTCGTCACGGACGCCCGCGAGTACACCGACACCGTCGCCGAACGTGCGTCCGCGCTCGGCGTCGCGCCCGACGGACGTTCCTCCACGGTCGCCTCGGGCACCGTCATCGACACGGTCAAGGAGGGCTGGCTCCAGGACTCCGACGCGGTGCGGACGATGGCCGACGCCCTCTACGCCGTGATCACGAGGGCGCGCACGCGGATGACGGCGGTCGGCGAGGTGGACCCGGTCACCGAGGACATCTTCATCCAGCTCACCGGTGACCTCGAGAAGCACCGCTGGATGTTCGAGGCCGAGAACCAGCGCTGA
- a CDS encoding methyltransferase domain-containing protein encodes MTTGGTRGAAAAPVDDRAMKAAHREMWALGDYPKIVRTVIHEFGPRLVRACGIGPGMRVLDVAAGTGNVALRAAEAGADVVASDLTPALLAAGRQEAEARGLTLEWREADAEALPFEDGAFDVVTSAVGAMFAPHHEAAAGEMLRVCRPDGVIGMINWTPEGTIGRFFRTLGAYAPPPPPDAESPLLWGTEEHVRRMLGGRARAVETSREVITSGPFEDPEAMCAFYKENFGPVINVYRGLADDPTRTAELDRDYLEYARSTNRGRPGEPARYELEYLLVVARRAG; translated from the coding sequence ATGACCACCGGAGGAACCAGGGGAGCGGCCGCCGCCCCCGTCGACGACAGGGCGATGAAGGCGGCGCACCGCGAGATGTGGGCCCTGGGCGACTATCCGAAGATCGTTCGCACTGTCATCCACGAGTTCGGTCCGCGCCTGGTCCGCGCCTGCGGGATCGGGCCCGGCATGCGCGTGCTCGACGTGGCCGCCGGCACGGGCAACGTGGCGCTCCGGGCCGCCGAGGCCGGCGCCGACGTGGTCGCGTCCGACCTCACTCCCGCACTGCTGGCGGCCGGCCGGCAGGAGGCCGAGGCCCGCGGCCTCACGCTGGAGTGGCGGGAGGCCGACGCGGAGGCGCTGCCCTTCGAGGACGGCGCGTTCGACGTGGTCACCTCGGCGGTCGGTGCCATGTTCGCGCCCCACCACGAGGCCGCCGCCGGCGAGATGCTGCGCGTGTGCCGCCCCGACGGCGTCATCGGGATGATCAACTGGACGCCCGAGGGCACCATCGGCCGGTTCTTCCGCACCCTCGGGGCGTACGCGCCACCGCCCCCGCCGGACGCCGAGTCACCGCTGCTCTGGGGCACCGAGGAGCACGTACGCCGGATGCTCGGCGGCCGGGCGCGTGCGGTGGAGACCTCACGCGAGGTGATCACCAGCGGTCCGTTCGAGGACCCGGAGGCGATGTGCGCGTTCTACAAGGAGAACTTCGGCCCGGTGATCAACGTCTACCGGGGTCTCGCCGACGACCCGACGCGCACCGCCGAACTCGACCGCGACTACCTGGAGTACGCCCGGAGCACCAACCGCGGCCGCCCCGGCGAACCGGCCCGCTACGAACTGGAGTACCTGCTGGTCGTGGCCCGCAGGGCGGGCTGA
- a CDS encoding cysteine desulfurase family protein encodes MADSAYFDHAATTPMYAEAVRTMTDHLPVTGNASSLHAAGRLARRTVEEARETVAAALGARPSEVVFTAGGTESDNLAVKGLYWARRAADAARTRVLASPVEHHAVLDAVHWLADHEGAVVEWLPVDSLGRVHPEALREALARDPSDVALATVMWANNEIGTLQPVSELAAVCAEFDVPLHSDAVQAVGQVPVDFAGSGLAALTMTGHKIGGPYGVGALLLGREYAPVPLLHGGGQERDVRSGTLDVPAIAALGTAAELATARTADFARDVGALRDLLVAAVAEAVPDAVLNGDPDPAGRLPANVHFSFPGCEGDSLLLLLDAQGIACSTGSACTAGIAQPSHVLLAAGAAPDLARGTLRFSLGHTSTKDEVETLAAVIGPAVERARSAGLS; translated from the coding sequence ATGGCTGACTCCGCCTACTTCGATCACGCCGCCACCACTCCGATGTACGCGGAGGCGGTCCGGACGATGACCGACCACCTCCCGGTGACCGGCAACGCCTCCTCGCTGCACGCCGCCGGAAGGCTGGCGCGTCGCACCGTCGAGGAGGCGCGGGAGACCGTGGCCGCCGCGCTCGGCGCACGCCCCAGCGAGGTGGTGTTCACCGCGGGCGGCACCGAGTCGGACAACCTGGCCGTGAAGGGCCTGTACTGGGCCCGCCGGGCGGCGGACGCGGCGCGTACGCGGGTGCTGGCGAGCCCGGTGGAGCACCACGCGGTGCTCGACGCGGTGCACTGGCTGGCCGACCACGAGGGCGCGGTGGTGGAATGGCTGCCGGTCGACTCGCTGGGCCGGGTGCACCCCGAGGCGCTGCGCGAGGCGCTCGCCCGCGATCCGTCCGACGTCGCCCTGGCGACGGTGATGTGGGCGAACAACGAGATCGGGACCCTTCAGCCGGTGTCCGAACTGGCTGCCGTATGCGCCGAGTTCGACGTCCCGCTGCACTCCGACGCGGTGCAGGCGGTGGGGCAGGTACCGGTCGACTTCGCCGGATCCGGTCTCGCCGCGCTGACCATGACCGGTCACAAGATCGGCGGCCCGTACGGAGTGGGGGCGCTCCTGCTGGGGCGGGAGTACGCGCCGGTGCCGCTGCTGCACGGCGGAGGGCAGGAGCGGGACGTGCGGTCCGGCACGCTGGACGTGCCGGCGATCGCGGCCCTGGGCACGGCCGCCGAACTGGCCACCGCCCGTACCGCGGACTTCGCCCGGGACGTCGGCGCGCTGCGGGACCTACTGGTGGCGGCGGTGGCCGAGGCCGTGCCGGACGCGGTGCTGAACGGCGACCCCGACCCCGCCGGGCGGCTTCCGGCGAACGTGCATTTCTCCTTCCCGGGCTGCGAGGGCGACTCTCTACTGCTCCTCCTGGACGCCCAGGGCATCGCCTGCTCGACGGGGTCGGCGTGCACGGCGGGCATCGCGCAGCCCAGTCACGTGCTGCTGGCGGCGGGGGCCGCACCGGACCTCGCACGCGGCACGCTGCGCTTCTCGCTGGGCCACACCTCGACGAAGGACGAGGTGGAGACGCTGGCGGCGGTGATCGGCCCGGCCGTGGAGCGGGCGCGTTCCGCGGGCCTGAGCTGA
- a CDS encoding sugar ABC transporter permease, which yields MSALTTPSARRSGPLPGGRNGGRRGREGLWGWLFVTPAVTVLGLFLLAPILMALWVSLLDWDGQSNPFTGTENFVGLDNYADLLARDGLDREQLMTSLRNNFFYVLLVVPLQTVVSLGLALAVNQRVLKAKSAYRTAFYFPSVTSSIAISTIFLFLFQGSGAVNTVLSHVGVDGPNWFTDARGLTWVVLDGLGLVDAARPPQALAGNEVLGLSWWDWLAGPSVAMTTIILLAVWTTSGTFMLIFLAALQDVPAELEEAARIDGCGRWGVFRHVTLPALRPVTFLVLTLGLIATWQVFDQVYVMSQGAPANTTLTPAYLSYTEGFDNAQYGKGAAIAFLLLAIILVFTALQRYVLRDRDAEGTTRKQRSRTR from the coding sequence ATGAGCGCGCTCACCACCCCGTCGGCCCGCCGTTCCGGCCCGCTCCCCGGAGGGCGGAACGGCGGCCGCCGCGGCCGCGAGGGCCTGTGGGGCTGGCTGTTCGTCACCCCGGCCGTCACCGTGCTGGGTCTCTTCCTGCTGGCGCCGATCCTGATGGCGCTGTGGGTGAGCCTCCTCGACTGGGACGGGCAGTCCAACCCTTTCACTGGCACGGAGAACTTCGTCGGCCTGGACAACTACGCCGACCTGCTGGCCCGGGACGGCCTCGACCGCGAACAGCTGATGACGTCCCTGCGCAACAACTTCTTCTACGTCCTGCTGGTGGTCCCGCTCCAGACGGTCGTCTCGCTGGGCCTCGCCCTCGCGGTCAACCAGCGCGTGCTGAAGGCGAAGAGCGCCTACCGGACGGCCTTCTACTTCCCGTCGGTGACCAGCTCCATCGCCATCTCGACCATCTTCCTGTTCCTCTTCCAGGGCAGCGGAGCGGTCAACACCGTGCTCTCCCACGTCGGTGTGGACGGACCGAACTGGTTCACCGACGCCCGGGGCCTCACCTGGGTCGTCCTGGACGGCCTCGGTCTCGTCGACGCCGCCCGCCCGCCGCAGGCGCTGGCCGGCAACGAGGTGCTGGGACTGAGCTGGTGGGACTGGCTGGCCGGGCCCTCGGTCGCGATGACCACCATCATCCTGCTCGCCGTCTGGACCACCTCAGGCACCTTCATGCTGATCTTCCTGGCCGCACTCCAGGACGTTCCCGCCGAGCTTGAGGAGGCCGCCCGCATCGACGGTTGCGGCCGCTGGGGCGTCTTCCGGCACGTCACCCTGCCTGCCCTGCGGCCGGTGACCTTCCTCGTCCTCACCCTGGGACTGATCGCCACCTGGCAGGTCTTCGACCAGGTGTACGTGATGAGCCAGGGCGCCCCCGCCAACACCACCCTCACACCCGCCTACCTCTCCTACACCGAGGGCTTCGACAACGCGCAGTACGGCAAGGGCGCCGCCATCGCCTTCCTGCTGCTCGCGATCATCCTGGTCTTCACCGCCCTCCAGCGGTACGTGCTGCGCGACCGGGACGCGGAAGGGACGACACGGAAGCAGAGGAGCCGCACCCGGTGA